A single window of Sphingobium aromaticiconvertens DNA harbors:
- a CDS encoding relaxase/mobilization nuclease domain-containing protein, producing the protein MLEEEGILPLPSLMEAWRPPTGGKRTLRGAYVRVGRGGLGLGGQGRATPLSQAEARAKLERIVRKAPEVMVKVSGKQYGAHHLSEHFGYVARHGKLAVRSSEGEIIDDPKRLKEIAQDWAMLDEAMNEHGRDRPTSLSLVLSMPGGSTDPEALQDAAQAFARILFEDNHAYMLALHTDTDHPHVHLTVATEGADGTRFNPRKADLHHMRETFAHELRARGIAAEATPRRARGHVQKRVRSAALHLDARIGQEGRRLNMDELNVLRARVFAHARDEERRPQDVMALVRQKQIRGAYAEAAVALARTGEADDQALSDEIAGFLAAMPPAVSRRLALAREMMQGRQATQPARQLEGEAGPERPAPERGRER; encoded by the coding sequence ATGCTTGAGGAGGAGGGCATCCTGCCGCTGCCCAGCCTCATGGAGGCATGGCGGCCGCCCACTGGCGGGAAACGGACACTGCGGGGGGCCTATGTCCGCGTCGGGCGAGGTGGGCTAGGCCTGGGAGGGCAGGGGCGCGCCACGCCGCTGAGCCAGGCCGAGGCTCGGGCCAAGCTCGAGCGGATCGTGCGCAAGGCCCCGGAGGTCATGGTCAAGGTCTCGGGCAAGCAATATGGCGCGCATCATCTATCTGAGCATTTCGGCTATGTTGCGCGGCACGGGAAGCTTGCGGTGCGCTCAAGCGAAGGCGAGATCATTGATGATCCCAAGCGGCTGAAGGAGATCGCGCAGGACTGGGCCATGCTCGACGAGGCGATGAACGAGCATGGCCGCGACCGGCCGACTTCGCTGTCGCTGGTCCTCTCCATGCCCGGTGGCTCGACCGATCCCGAGGCGCTGCAGGATGCCGCCCAGGCGTTCGCCCGGATCCTGTTCGAGGACAATCACGCCTATATGCTGGCGCTCCACACAGATACCGATCATCCGCATGTCCATCTGACGGTGGCCACCGAAGGTGCGGACGGCACGCGGTTCAATCCGCGCAAGGCCGACCTCCATCATATGCGAGAGACATTCGCGCATGAGCTACGTGCGCGCGGCATCGCGGCTGAGGCGACGCCCAGACGCGCACGCGGTCACGTCCAAAAGCGTGTGCGCTCAGCAGCGCTGCATCTCGATGCTCGGATCGGTCAGGAGGGGCGCCGGCTCAATATGGATGAACTCAACGTGCTGCGCGCCCGGGTCTTTGCGCACGCGCGCGATGAGGAACGGCGGCCGCAAGACGTGATGGCGCTGGTTCGCCAGAAGCAGATACGCGGTGCTTATGCGGAGGCGGCGGTGGCGCTTGCACGTACCGGCGAGGCCGACGACCAGGCGCTTTCCGACGAAATTGCGGGTTTCCTGGCGGCTATGCCGCCGGCGGTCTCCCGACGTCTGGCCCTGGCCCGCGAGATGATGCAGGGGCGGCAAGCGACACAGCCGGCGCGCCAGCTGGAGGGTGAAGCTGGTCCCGAGCGGCCAGCGCCGGAGCGTGGGCGGGAGCGTTGA
- a CDS encoding plasmid mobilization protein: MPVFTFRLDDDIAQRFDAVAESAGGRSVLLRRLVMNAVDAEEGERSGPVRRRERATRRFEIRLTDAEIAALDAKADALGMKRTDWVTRLVRCRLHSAAPLPLEERAAVAQAWRELNRIGINLNQATRALNASVMVESGLDVAREAARVASFRAEIRTALAGLGAALKGDLAYWDSLDA, encoded by the coding sequence ATGCCCGTCTTCACCTTCCGTCTCGACGATGACATCGCCCAGCGCTTCGATGCTGTGGCGGAGAGCGCCGGTGGCCGCTCAGTTTTGCTGCGGCGCCTCGTCATGAATGCAGTGGACGCGGAGGAGGGCGAGAGGTCGGGGCCAGTCCGCCGGCGGGAGCGAGCAACACGGCGGTTTGAGATCCGGCTGACCGATGCGGAAATTGCAGCGCTGGATGCCAAGGCCGATGCTTTGGGTATGAAGCGAACCGACTGGGTGACGAGGCTGGTGCGCTGCCGCTTGCATTCGGCGGCACCGCTGCCGCTTGAAGAGCGGGCGGCAGTGGCTCAGGCGTGGCGCGAGCTCAACCGGATCGGCATCAATCTCAATCAGGCAACGCGGGCGCTCAATGCTTCGGTGATGGTCGAATCCGGGCTCGATGTCGCGCGCGAGGCGGCGCGGGTGGCAAGCTTCCGGGCGGAAATCCGGACGGCGCTTGCCGGTCTCGGCGCCGCGCTCAAGGGCGATCTTGCCTATTGGGACAGCCTCGATGCTTGA
- a CDS encoding ParB/RepB/Spo0J family partition protein — protein sequence MGKFDQRAEEFGMLVGAHESARRVEELPLDWLTPDPGNPRTHFDEAEMAELAASIEARGVLQPIIVRPKNGDGKHVIRMGERRYRASLAAGKKTIPAIVVDAGEGADVLADQIVENDQRASLSSRELALGVERMLADGKNQAEIAKALGRSKQFVSLYAAYGEMEPYLRDAIDKAPIRVLYDLHRAARKHPLEVRDFVRGFGERGVTLAEGTKFVTSLKVPAETGAPSAKAAPAAGPVEPVPGKRVGRAGRSSASLQPSPFKVMVGTRSARLVLPDRVRVVFDDGDEDEVASSDLSFD from the coding sequence ATGGGAAAGTTCGACCAACGGGCCGAGGAATTCGGGATGCTGGTAGGCGCGCACGAAAGTGCGCGCCGCGTCGAGGAACTGCCGCTCGACTGGCTGACGCCCGATCCCGGCAATCCCCGCACGCATTTCGATGAAGCCGAGATGGCGGAGCTTGCGGCTTCGATCGAGGCGCGCGGCGTGCTGCAGCCGATTATCGTCCGTCCCAAGAATGGAGATGGCAAGCATGTCATCCGGATGGGTGAGCGGCGTTACCGCGCCTCGCTCGCAGCGGGGAAGAAAACCATCCCCGCGATCGTGGTGGATGCGGGGGAGGGGGCCGATGTCCTTGCCGACCAGATCGTCGAGAATGACCAGCGCGCCAGCCTCTCGTCGCGCGAGCTCGCTTTGGGCGTCGAGCGCATGCTGGCCGATGGAAAGAACCAGGCCGAGATCGCCAAGGCGCTCGGCCGTTCGAAGCAGTTCGTCTCGCTCTACGCCGCTTATGGCGAGATGGAGCCATATCTGCGCGACGCAATCGACAAGGCCCCGATCCGGGTTCTGTACGATTTGCACCGGGCTGCACGAAAACACCCGCTGGAGGTTCGCGACTTCGTCAGGGGATTCGGCGAGCGGGGCGTGACGCTTGCGGAAGGCACGAAGTTCGTCACCTCGCTCAAAGTGCCGGCTGAAACAGGGGCGCCGTCTGCAAAGGCCGCGCCCGCCGCCGGGCCAGTCGAGCCAGTGCCTGGAAAGCGGGTGGGCAGGGCAGGGCGGTCATCGGCATCGTTACAGCCGAGCCCGTTCAAGGTCATGGTTGGCACCAGATCTGCCCGACTGGTGCTGCCCGATCGGGTCCGTGTCGTGTTCGATGACGGTGACGAAGATGAGGTGGCATCATCCGACCTGTCGTTCGATTGA
- a CDS encoding AAA family ATPase, with translation MKTIVISLLKGGVGKTFLATHLAWYLAEQAGRRVAYIDLDPQGSSTRRLAKERNGWFSADLFDPEAKLVLEDAPGITVFGADPRLQMVKAAADVLDFIGRFRGLPKHFDYCVIDTGPKWDELTLSAMAVADEVIAPVQVAEDSIECAKMLLTALKKAEAARGGRKVNFLGLLPSMVNAFDKREMENAVKLAHAVGPTMMFPAFVKARPTYKHSAENHHAVWHEKGSGAKAASEEIRTILAEVERRVDTRTKEPA, from the coding sequence GTGAAAACCATCGTGATCAGTCTCCTGAAAGGCGGCGTCGGCAAAACCTTCCTCGCGACCCATCTCGCCTGGTATCTCGCCGAGCAGGCGGGGCGCCGCGTCGCGTATATCGATCTCGATCCGCAGGGCAGCTCGACGCGTCGCCTCGCCAAAGAGCGCAATGGCTGGTTCTCGGCCGACCTGTTCGATCCCGAGGCCAAGCTCGTGCTTGAAGATGCACCCGGCATCACCGTGTTCGGCGCCGACCCGCGCCTGCAAATGGTCAAGGCGGCCGCAGACGTACTCGACTTCATCGGGCGCTTCCGGGGGCTGCCCAAGCATTTCGATTATTGCGTCATCGACACCGGACCCAAGTGGGATGAACTGACCTTGAGCGCGATGGCGGTTGCCGACGAGGTGATCGCGCCGGTCCAGGTTGCCGAGGATTCGATCGAGTGCGCCAAGATGCTGCTGACCGCGCTCAAGAAGGCCGAAGCCGCGCGCGGCGGCCGCAAGGTCAATTTCCTTGGGCTGCTGCCGTCGATGGTCAACGCCTTCGACAAGCGCGAGATGGAGAATGCGGTGAAGCTCGCGCACGCCGTTGGCCCGACGATGATGTTCCCGGCCTTCGTGAAGGCGCGGCCGACCTACAAACATTCGGCCGAGAACCATCACGCGGTCTGGCACGAGAAGGGGAGCGGCGCCAAGGCGGCCTCCGAGGAGATCCGCACGATCCTCGCCGAGGTGGAACGTCGGGTTGATACCAGGACCAAGGAGCCGGCCTGA
- a CDS encoding DUF7673 family protein, protein MTQPPVFEALERLFKLAESYSGQSRRAANFLLAWWNATDNGGFDLADLFGVDHAVAADMGLVFLYLGGHHGAIYPDQLGYDDRIIALVERWRLAAPAED, encoded by the coding sequence ATGACCCAACCGCCCGTTTTCGAGGCGCTCGAACGCCTGTTCAAACTCGCCGAGTCCTACTCAGGACAGTCCCGCCGGGCCGCCAACTTCCTGCTCGCCTGGTGGAACGCTACCGACAATGGCGGCTTCGACCTTGCCGATCTGTTCGGCGTCGATCACGCGGTCGCCGCCGATATGGGGCTGGTCTTCCTCTATCTGGGCGGCCATCATGGCGCGATCTACCCCGACCAATTGGGCTATGATGACCGGATCATCGCGCTGGTAGAGCGCTGGCGTTTGGCCGCGCCCGCCGAGGACTGA
- a CDS encoding DUF3768 domain-containing protein — MPDQNASPAPASDRIATIARLNDALRQNLTLPGHNRVVMTIGVQELIGDVSLFRNFHAQAELLRTIRDYDDFGPDVDPHGERDFGRFEFRGAALYWKIDYYDRTLDFGSPDPADSQVTTRVLTILLTSEY, encoded by the coding sequence ATGCCCGATCAAAACGCCTCCCCTGCCCCAGCGTCGGATCGCATCGCGACCATCGCCCGCCTCAACGATGCCCTCCGGCAGAACCTCACCCTGCCCGGCCACAATCGTGTGGTGATGACCATTGGTGTCCAGGAGCTGATCGGCGACGTCAGCCTGTTCCGCAACTTCCATGCCCAGGCAGAACTGCTGCGCACCATCCGCGACTATGACGATTTTGGTCCCGACGTTGATCCGCACGGCGAGCGCGATTTCGGGCGGTTCGAATTCCGGGGTGCCGCGCTGTACTGGAAGATCGATTATTATGATCGCACGCTCGATTTTGGCTCGCCCGATCCTGCCGACAGCCAGGTCACCACGCGCGTGCTGACGATCCTTCTAACGAGCGAATATTGA
- a CDS encoding zeta toxin family protein — MTSAIEAIRQVRQTQEKRKKPLAIVLAGHNGSGKSTLWRRSLADELQMPLVNADRMMLSILPEQASDGALPSWAATLRDTDQSWMKVSQQGVQAFVGHAMNAKVPFAMETVFSHWQALGDGTFESKIDQIRQMQTAGYFVLLIFVGLASVELSIGRVQTRVQENGHAVPENKLRERFPRTQMAIAEAIKVADASLLADNSRTPAQAFTVCRVQIEEREIFDLRAGERTTPSVISRWLEIVSPRVG; from the coding sequence TTGACCTCTGCGATCGAGGCGATCCGACAGGTTCGCCAGACACAGGAAAAGCGTAAGAAACCGCTCGCGATCGTGCTCGCTGGCCATAATGGTTCGGGCAAATCGACATTGTGGCGCCGTAGCCTCGCCGATGAATTGCAGATGCCGTTGGTCAATGCCGACCGCATGATGCTGTCGATCCTGCCCGAGCAGGCGAGCGACGGCGCGCTCCCGTCCTGGGCGGCGACACTGCGCGATACCGATCAGAGCTGGATGAAGGTGTCGCAGCAGGGCGTACAAGCCTTTGTCGGTCATGCGATGAACGCGAAGGTACCATTCGCAATGGAAACGGTGTTTTCCCACTGGCAGGCGCTGGGCGACGGCACCTTCGAATCCAAGATCGACCAGATTCGCCAGATGCAGACGGCGGGGTATTTCGTTCTCCTGATCTTTGTGGGACTGGCGAGCGTCGAGCTCTCGATCGGCCGTGTCCAGACGCGGGTTCAGGAAAATGGCCATGCGGTGCCCGAGAATAAATTGCGCGAGCGGTTCCCGCGGACCCAGATGGCGATCGCCGAAGCGATAAAGGTCGCCGACGCCTCCTTGCTCGCGGATAACAGCCGGACGCCGGCACAGGCCTTCACCGTCTGCCGGGTCCAGATCGAGGAGCGCGAGATCTTTGACCTAAGGGCCGGCGAGAGAACCACCCCGAGCGTGATCTCGCGCTGGCTCGAGATCGTCAGCCCCCGTGTCGGCTGA
- a CDS encoding thermonuclease family protein yields the protein MSSVACSTSAGAETGQVRYVTDGDTFRLVSGERIRIANIDAPEIHARQAKCRLEIERGEAASERARALLDGKVVTFERVGHSYNRTVARVRVDGRDLGEALIAMGVARPWLRRHPKPDWCS from the coding sequence ATGAGCAGCGTTGCCTGCAGCACATCCGCCGGCGCCGAGACCGGGCAGGTCCGCTATGTGACGGATGGCGACACGTTTCGTCTGGTGAGCGGCGAGCGCATCAGGATCGCCAATATCGACGCGCCCGAGATTCATGCGCGCCAGGCAAAATGCCGGCTCGAAATCGAACGCGGCGAAGCCGCATCCGAACGCGCCCGCGCACTTCTCGATGGCAAGGTCGTGACGTTCGAGCGGGTAGGGCACAGCTATAACCGGACGGTCGCGCGCGTCCGCGTCGACGGCCGGGATCTGGGCGAGGCTCTCATTGCCATGGGCGTCGCGCGACCATGGCTTCGCCGTCATCCCAAACCCGACTGGTGTTCCTGA
- a CDS encoding DUF1810 domain-containing protein: MAADFHLDRFVTAQATTYDTALAEIRRGAKRSHWMWFIFPQIAGLGTSDMARRYAIGSLTEARAYLAHPLLGLRLRDCVGALQDLIGTSAIAVFGEVDAMKLRSCLTLFAEAGGGPLFVAALDRWFDGAADPATLVKVGPSSP; the protein is encoded by the coding sequence ATGGCTGCGGATTTCCACCTCGACCGATTCGTGACGGCACAGGCGACGACCTATGACACAGCGCTCGCCGAGATCCGGCGCGGCGCCAAGCGCAGTCATTGGATGTGGTTCATCTTTCCGCAGATCGCCGGTCTCGGCACCAGCGACATGGCGCGGCGCTATGCCATCGGATCGCTGACCGAAGCGCGCGCCTATCTGGCGCATCCCCTTCTTGGGCTCCGACTTCGCGATTGTGTCGGCGCGCTGCAGGATCTGATTGGGACGTCCGCGATCGCGGTGTTCGGCGAGGTCGATGCGATGAAGCTCCGCTCCTGCCTGACCCTGTTCGCCGAAGCGGGCGGAGGCCCGCTCTTTGTCGCGGCGCTCGATCGGTGGTTCGACGGTGCCGCGGACCCAGCGACACTTGTGAAGGTGGGACCTTCCTCGCCCTAG
- a CDS encoding ImuA family protein, whose amino-acid sequence MREASVIENLRARIAQIEGVGARHGSIPFGLEAIDARLPGGGIASGALHEVAGSPDLADDASATIFLAGILARVEGPVLWCLRWRDLFAPALHLAGLHPDRVIYVEAGSDANVLLAMEECLRHPGLGGVVGEVTKYSTTASKRLQLAAEGSGVAAFVFRRASKPEQAAEGTAAVTRWRITASPSEDLGIPSLGRARWHVELERVRGGNPHAWIVEGCDATGRIGLPAALVDRPAAAADRQVAA is encoded by the coding sequence ATGCGCGAAGCCAGCGTCATCGAAAATCTGCGAGCGCGCATCGCGCAGATCGAAGGCGTGGGCGCCCGCCATGGATCGATTCCGTTCGGGCTGGAGGCTATCGACGCCAGGCTGCCGGGCGGCGGCATAGCGAGTGGCGCGCTGCATGAAGTCGCCGGCAGTCCCGATCTTGCCGACGATGCGAGCGCGACGATCTTTCTCGCCGGAATCCTGGCGCGGGTGGAAGGCCCGGTCCTCTGGTGCCTGCGGTGGCGCGACCTGTTCGCGCCCGCGCTCCATCTCGCGGGGCTCCACCCCGATCGCGTAATCTATGTCGAGGCGGGCAGCGACGCGAATGTCCTGCTCGCCATGGAGGAATGCCTGCGCCATCCCGGCCTTGGCGGCGTGGTTGGCGAGGTCACCAAATATAGCACCACGGCATCGAAGCGGCTCCAGCTCGCCGCCGAGGGATCAGGCGTCGCCGCCTTCGTTTTTCGGCGCGCGTCCAAGCCCGAGCAGGCCGCCGAGGGAACCGCCGCTGTCACGCGGTGGCGGATAACAGCCAGCCCCAGCGAAGATCTCGGCATCCCGAGCCTCGGCCGCGCGCGCTGGCACGTCGAGCTGGAGCGGGTGCGCGGGGGGAATCCGCACGCATGGATAGTGGAGGGCTGCGATGCGACGGGTCGTATCGGTCTACCTGCCGCACTGGTCGACAGACCGGCTGCGGCGGCAGACCGCCAAGTCGCCGCCTGA
- a CDS encoding DUF6504 family protein gives MRRVVSVYLPHWSTDRLRRQTAKSPPDRRDTPTPTRPLVTAIPDHGRRIVAAVDAGARALGIAAGMTITKARSFAPELDVVDAQPEADVEGLRRLALWAGQRYSPIVAPDAPDGLWLDITGCAALFSTEAALLKDLHRRVAAFGVSVQIAVADTAGCAHAVARHVPAGRPVTIEPSDHRKAIALLPIAALRLEADVVEGLRKLGFERVEQLIGAPRGPLAKRFGRSLHRRLDQALGAVAEPIEPIFPEHLPRARRGFMEPIATAEAFGQVIGDLVADIVDQLGRVGKGARRLDCYFHRVDGHTQVIRVGTATPSRDQAHLSKLLCAKIETVEPGLGIESMTLLVSLMEPVAARQGESLERLGKPGPDLAALVDTLSNRFGSRCLHRMAPHPSEMPERSATSSPALDTARGAGWDDDLPRPARMLARPEAIEVIALLPDDAPRMFIWRGKRYRVTQGDGPERLHGEWWRDAGIESERPLSIRDYYQVETLSGGRYWLFRAGDGESPSTGSMRWFLHGAFA, from the coding sequence ATGCGACGGGTCGTATCGGTCTACCTGCCGCACTGGTCGACAGACCGGCTGCGGCGGCAGACCGCCAAGTCGCCGCCTGACCGGCGCGACACACCAACCCCTACACGCCCGCTCGTCACGGCGATCCCCGATCATGGCCGGCGTATCGTCGCGGCGGTCGATGCCGGCGCACGCGCGCTCGGCATTGCGGCCGGCATGACCATCACCAAGGCGCGCTCGTTCGCGCCGGAGCTCGACGTCGTCGACGCGCAACCTGAAGCCGATGTCGAGGGATTGCGCCGCCTGGCGCTATGGGCGGGCCAGCGATACTCGCCGATCGTCGCGCCCGATGCACCTGACGGTCTGTGGCTCGACATTACCGGCTGCGCCGCCCTGTTCAGCACCGAGGCGGCCTTGCTCAAGGATCTCCACCGCCGCGTGGCCGCCTTCGGCGTATCGGTCCAGATCGCCGTGGCCGACACCGCGGGCTGTGCCCATGCGGTAGCGCGGCATGTTCCCGCCGGTCGGCCGGTGACGATCGAACCTAGTGATCATCGTAAAGCGATCGCACTCCTTCCTATAGCGGCGCTGCGGCTCGAAGCCGATGTCGTTGAGGGACTGCGAAAGCTCGGCTTCGAACGTGTCGAGCAATTGATCGGCGCTCCGCGCGGGCCGCTCGCCAAGCGGTTCGGCCGCAGCCTGCACCGCCGGCTCGATCAGGCGCTCGGCGCTGTGGCCGAACCGATCGAGCCGATATTCCCCGAGCATCTGCCCCGCGCGCGCCGCGGCTTCATGGAGCCAATCGCGACAGCCGAGGCCTTTGGACAAGTGATCGGCGATCTGGTCGCCGATATCGTCGATCAGCTTGGCCGGGTGGGCAAGGGTGCGCGGCGCCTCGATTGCTATTTCCACCGGGTGGACGGGCATACGCAGGTCATCCGGGTCGGCACGGCCACGCCGAGCCGCGACCAGGCCCATCTGTCGAAACTTCTTTGCGCGAAGATCGAGACCGTCGAGCCAGGTCTTGGGATCGAATCGATGACCTTGCTGGTCTCGCTGATGGAGCCCGTCGCCGCGCGACAGGGCGAGAGCCTGGAGCGCCTGGGCAAGCCCGGGCCGGATCTCGCCGCTCTGGTTGATACCCTCTCCAACCGCTTCGGCAGTCGGTGCCTGCACCGCATGGCGCCGCACCCGAGCGAGATGCCCGAGCGCTCGGCGACGAGTTCACCGGCGCTCGATACCGCGCGGGGCGCGGGATGGGACGATGATCTGCCGCGCCCCGCACGGATGCTGGCGCGGCCCGAAGCGATCGAGGTCATCGCCCTTCTGCCCGATGACGCGCCGAGGATGTTCATCTGGCGGGGCAAGCGATACCGGGTCACGCAGGGCGACGGACCCGAACGGCTGCACGGCGAATGGTGGCGTGACGCCGGGATCGAGAGCGAGCGGCCGCTCAGCATCCGCGACTATTATCAGGTCGAGACCCTGAGCGGTGGCCGTTACTGGCTGTTCCGGGCAGGCGATGGAGAGAGCCCGTCGACCGGATCGATGCGCTGGTTCCTGCACGGGGCGTTCGCGTGA
- a CDS encoding ParB/RepB/Spo0J family partition protein has protein sequence MIESIKAQGRQEMPAIVRRVSGDPDFDFEVICGARRHWTISWLRSHNYPDFKFLVDIREIGDEEAFRLADIENRARDDLTDLERARDYLRALDAYYDGRQKTMAERINVSESWLTRYLDLARLPEPLMAAFPEPQSLTIRNVIALKPLLKPEDKRARVFKEAAALGKQQADEGRPMAVLDVIRALTTAAASPKKSGSPKRSGSPQTISSSAGKAVLRIEGADRKGVRLTLLHKSGASREDAEKAMREVLDHHWA, from the coding sequence TTGATCGAGAGCATCAAGGCACAAGGCCGGCAGGAAATGCCAGCCATCGTCCGTCGCGTTTCAGGCGATCCCGATTTCGACTTCGAGGTGATCTGCGGAGCACGCCGTCATTGGACGATCAGTTGGCTACGATCGCACAATTACCCGGACTTTAAGTTTCTCGTCGACATCCGAGAAATCGGTGACGAAGAGGCGTTTCGGCTCGCAGACATTGAGAATCGAGCGCGCGATGACCTGACCGATCTCGAGCGCGCCCGCGATTACCTCAGGGCACTTGATGCCTATTATGATGGCCGTCAGAAAACGATGGCAGAGCGGATTAACGTCAGCGAAAGCTGGCTGACGCGGTATCTTGATCTGGCTCGGCTGCCCGAACCTTTGATGGCAGCATTTCCCGAACCACAATCGCTCACAATCCGAAATGTCATTGCGTTGAAGCCACTCCTCAAACCGGAGGACAAGCGAGCGCGTGTGTTCAAGGAGGCCGCGGCGCTTGGCAAGCAGCAAGCCGATGAAGGCAGGCCGATGGCTGTGCTGGATGTCATCCGCGCACTGACCACGGCCGCAGCCTCCCCCAAGAAGTCAGGTTCCCCCAAAAGGTCAGGATCGCCCCAGACCATCTCGTCGTCTGCCGGGAAGGCGGTGCTCCGGATCGAGGGTGCTGATCGCAAAGGCGTCCGCCTGACGCTGCTACACAAAAGTGGTGCCTCACGTGAGGATGCCGAGAAAGCGATGCGGGAGGTGCTCGATCATCATTGGGCGTAG
- a CDS encoding ParB/RepB/Spo0J family partition protein, giving the protein MSKGNKGFGAMFTEGLDDEESLDKSAPAEGIMASRSQTLARLATGKSVADRTEWIDPAKCRPWRMHNRDLDHLTEDSCRDLIDSFLSTKKQRIPAIVRRLKDDPDHEYEIIAGVRRWWTVRWLRDHHHPEYDYLITIQNVTDEEAFRVSDVENRSRKDISDWERAKEYSVALAEFYDGSQSQMAEHLNLSKSWLSRMLDVARLPEELVKAFSDTHDITVRVARDIKPLAGDPQAFVKMRDEADRIAEQRSREGLNLSGPEVAKRLVKATVAPLPKPAGEKEVMGKGGKVILRYTKARGGGLTIKVPAKSGASPAEVLKAIEGLL; this is encoded by the coding sequence ATGAGCAAGGGTAACAAGGGCTTCGGCGCCATGTTCACGGAGGGACTCGACGACGAGGAATCGCTCGACAAATCGGCGCCGGCCGAAGGCATCATGGCAAGCCGTAGCCAGACCCTTGCACGCTTGGCGACCGGGAAGTCTGTGGCAGACAGGACCGAGTGGATTGATCCCGCGAAATGCCGCCCGTGGCGGATGCACAACCGCGATCTGGACCATTTGACCGAGGACAGTTGCCGCGACCTGATCGACTCGTTCCTGTCCACCAAGAAGCAGAGAATCCCGGCGATCGTTCGCCGCCTCAAGGATGATCCCGACCACGAATATGAGATCATCGCCGGGGTCCGACGCTGGTGGACAGTGCGGTGGCTGCGCGACCATCACCATCCCGAATATGACTATCTGATCACGATTCAGAACGTCACCGATGAGGAAGCGTTTCGCGTCTCCGACGTCGAGAACCGGTCGCGCAAGGACATCTCAGATTGGGAGCGCGCAAAGGAATACAGCGTCGCGCTAGCCGAGTTTTATGACGGGTCGCAATCGCAAATGGCCGAGCATCTCAACCTGTCTAAGTCTTGGCTCAGCCGGATGCTCGACGTCGCTCGTTTGCCGGAGGAACTGGTCAAAGCATTTTCGGACACGCACGACATCACGGTCCGGGTAGCGCGGGACATCAAGCCCCTCGCCGGCGATCCCCAAGCCTTTGTCAAGATGCGAGACGAGGCCGATCGGATCGCGGAGCAGCGCTCGCGCGAGGGGTTGAATCTAAGCGGGCCTGAAGTCGCGAAGCGTCTGGTCAAAGCCACGGTGGCGCCCCTCCCAAAGCCCGCCGGCGAGAAGGAAGTGATGGGGAAGGGGGGTAAGGTGATCTTACGCTACACGAAGGCGAGGGGAGGGGGCCTCACGATCAAGGTGCCTGCCAAGTCCGGTGCGAGTCCCGCCGAAGTGCTCAAGGCCATTGAAGGCCTTCTCTGA